Below is a window of Tolypothrix bouteillei VB521301 DNA.
GACTCGAAAGCCTTCTTCCACAAGCACGGGGGCAAGGCGATCGTATTCCTGGCGCAAGTCACCCATGCCAGGGAAGCATACGATTGGCGATCCACTTCCACCAATCTCATAAGCTAGTTGCTCTCCATTGACGTTAGTTGTTTTGAATTGAAAATTTGCAATCATGAGTGCCTCCTATAGCTAATAACGTTAGCCTTTAAGACTAATAATATTAGCCTTGAGCGGTAGTGTCAAGTCGGAGTCTAAATATTACGATATGTAAAATAATCTTGACAAAAAACAAGACTTAATTAAATCGAGCCATTGAGATATCTGCAAAATGGGATATGTTGTAAAGTTTTTTCAGAAGGCAGAAGTACGAGGGCAGAGGGCAGAAGGAAAATTTAAGTGCAGGTTCCTTCTGCCCTCTGCTTTCCTTTGATAATAAAATCAATATTAGCAATATCGATGTAAAAGAAATGAAATTAATCTCATACAGTTACGAATTCCAAGCTAGTTTGGAAGAATTTTCGGAAATAATGTATTCGTCTAGAGGATATAAATTCGATCCAACTGGCTTGCACTCGGATATAAGGAATATTGAAAATATATACCAAACTCCGGGGGGGAATTTCTGGATTATGATTGAAAATTCCGCCGTAATTGGAAGTATTGGATTAAAGATATTAAACAAAGTAGATAAAATAGGAGAGATTAAAAGGTACTTTGTTTTACCTTCATGTCAGGGTAAAGGAATAGGTACATTATTAATGGAACATTTATTATTAAATGCCAAAGAAAATGAATTATATATATTAAGATTGGATGCGATGAAAAAATCTATTGCAGCTAGGAAAATTTTTGAAAAATATGGATTTCAAGAAATTAATAAATATAATGAAAATGAAATAGCAGAAATATTTATGGAACTCAAATTAAAAAATTAAAAATTAAAAACAAAAAAAAGACCAACATAAGCCTAAGCTAGGATGAACAGCATGGTTTCTTTCCCAAACTGGTGTTTTCGATGAATCGAAGATGGCGGGTGTTGATTTCAAGC
It encodes the following:
- a CDS encoding GNAT family N-acetyltransferase; this encodes MKLISYSYEFQASLEEFSEIMYSSRGYKFDPTGLHSDIRNIENIYQTPGGNFWIMIENSAVIGSIGLKILNKVDKIGEIKRYFVLPSCQGKGIGTLLMEHLLLNAKENELYILRLDAMKKSIAARKIFEKYGFQEINKYNENEIAEIFMELKLKN